GAgccaaacccctaacaccataTATCTTCgaaaccccctttctctcacacacttGAGTTAATGATCACTGTTTCATTGTCTCACGTGTTTCATTCTGCACGTCcatcatgtttgtaagccttctgatccaaTAAATACGGAGCAAGGATCCTTACTCAGGGCTCTTATCTCTTCCCTGACATTAGCCCCTCTTATATTCAATTgtgcatctgctctcttgctgggcaagagagaactccagactcaaagtctgtgaCATAAGTCCATTGAAATGCTTTGCCAATTGTTTTCTGGGCTCCTGTAATGCCCATTTCTGTGAGCATTTCCTGAGCACTCAGAGATACTGGAATCTTCCCAcactcttttctccctccctcctcccttacTAACACAGATGTTATCAACTTGCCTGTGTGCCACTATGTGACaaactcttccttttctgggggAAGCTTGCTTGATCTACATTTGAGacaagtttaaattaaaaaaaaccttgtaacatttttatttatttttgagagagagacagagcatgagcttgagaggggcagagagagaggaagacacggaatctgaagcaggctctgagctgtcatcacagagcctgacccagggcttgaactcacagaccatgagatgatcacctgggctgaagtcgaacaattaactgactgagccacccaggtgccccaatgttttattatttttaagaaagagagagagggatagagcgCGAGACCGAAGCAAgtgcaggttctgagctatcagcacagagcccaatgcggggctcaaactcacaaaccacgagttcatgacctgaactgaagttggacgcttaactgactgagccacccaggcgccccaagactagtTTAAATATCTTGTTCTGAAATTCATCGTCTTCTGGAAGTCAGTTCAGGTGCCAGTGTGCAAAGATGTAGCTTAAAGCTAACTGATACAGCTTTGCCTATTTTGAAAGTCATGCTTTAAAGAAGAGAGTTCTTAACGTATTTTATTTCTGCCCATACTGGACATTTCCCTTTTGATGATTCAATCTCAAGCTGTTCTTTTGTGATTTCCCTGCATCCCACCCCCAGAGGGCATGTTTCTGGAAGTCCTGTTGTACATGGTGATTATCCTGCTGGAATCTCTGGAGATGCAGGTGGCATCTCTGGAGATCAAAATTAGAAGAAGGTCCCAATGAATTTAATTAGGAAAGCACCACTCTTGGAGATGTACCAACTGAATGACTCATGCATATGTATTGTAGTCCATCCCCAGATAAAGTGTTTACAGACCTTTGTCTTGACCTCAGAGAGTGTTTGTATCACTGTTCACACAACTGGCTCTTTCAGGACTTGAAACAATGGACTTAGAACATAATTAAGTGTGTATATTAAGTTATCTCCATCATTAAGGGAATCCAAAATTTAACTGTACTTTGTGAAGACAGGTCAGTATAATTGATTGAGAGTGGAATGTTGTCAAGGATATTTCACTATTTTACTTATATTGACATAAAAACCAAACCatataaaaatctttgtttaaCCAAATCACAATTTTCTCTCCCATACAGCTGAACCCTCCCTTTTGTGTACGCTCACAATGTTGGTGTAACATTCGTTTGTTGTTAGGACAAATTCTGCCAACAATGAAGACTTGGGGTCTCTTTTATCCCAGTCAAGAGTCAAACTTGATTAGGTTACAGGACTTTGTAGTCATTTTGAAAAACCCAGCAATTAAGAGGTAGCCTTTTTCTGAAAGACTGGAATGAATGGCTTTCTGAGAGCATGGAAAGCCTTGTTTACACGGAAATGGTTCAAGGTCCAGTGATGGTGCgtttgttttcctgctttgtgTGCACAGAGGTGGCACCCGTGTACCAAAGACAAGGGAGAGTGGACTACAACGCACACGTTGAACTGAACGGCTGTCTTAGTATGCAGGTAACCCAGGAAGGGTAATTAGATGTAAGATTGCAGCCTAGGCTTTACATTTTCGATTTTGGTCGTGAGGGAATTCACAGTCCTTTAAAAGTTCCTCTGTGTGGTTCTGATAATCATCCATGTCAGACATTCTTTGTGATTACTAACATATATGACGTTTGACTCAGTTCTGTAATattcttttggttattttcaCATACGAAGATCCAGAATAAATTTTCTTCCTCTAATATCAGTGTTTCtacacattagtttcaggtgtcacTATTTAGGGATATTTTAATGGGCAGATCCTTGTAAATCTCATGATAGTTTCAACTGATATGTTCTCTGAACATTGCTTGCTAATCTGTGAAAGTTTAGAGGATGATGTAGCAACCACACGTCTTGCAAGAGTGATTTTGAAGCGTCCAAGTAACGATTTCATTACCCAAGTGTTACTTCAGTTCCTGTGTTTCTGTTCATAAGTGAGTTTCAGCATGAGAGCATACCTGTGTTGGCCAATCCTTTTATTACTTGTTTATATGATTTACTAACTTTGCCATTGATTCATTTGTCCTTTATTTAAATGCTTAGAGATCTGTGTTCATTTTGACATTAACTCTGTGTATGTCTTCTAAAATGTAAGTCTTTTCCCTAAGTGCTTTTATCTATTGATGTTATGATATCCTTTTAAAATCCTTAAGATGTTTTGAAATTGTAAAATACATCAATTTGGGATTTAATTTATTAGTTAAAAGGATTCTTGAACATAGCcagtcatttcttttattaactgGGGAGTAAATATAAATCTTGCTTTAGTTTTATATTAAACCTTagtccattaaaaaatgttatatgtaGAATCTGCCATAGGTACAATTGTACTAACTTCCAGATGGAAAGCTGGTTGcagcaaactatttttttttaatatgtttttttcccacatatgtctttaatttcttgtctCTCTATTGGTCTGAGATTGCTGAGCTTACTAAGCATGTTTTTTAATCAGCCTTGAATTCTTGGAATTTCTGAGGGTACTGGAAGTTAATAAATTGTAatgcatatttgttgaattaacgAACAGATTCTAATAAGGATGCAGGCAGTCactaataataattacatttgtAACTAATTTTGTCCTGAACTCTGAAATAAGGACATGCAAAAGGACATATGGAACATAGGATCAATGTGACTGAGTTTGTCCTCTTGGGGCTCACTCAGAGCCTCCAAGGtcagaaaatattatttgttgtGTTCTTGCTCATCTACATTGTGACAATGGTGGGCAACCTCCTCATTGTGGTGACCGTGGTGGTCAGCCCAACCCTGGATTCccctatgtatttctttcttggtTACTTATCTTTTATGGATGCTGTGTATTCTACTACAGTCACTCCAAATATGATTATAGACTTACTCTGTGAGAAGAAAACCATTTCCTTCCAAGCTTGCATGTCTCAGCTCTTTCTAGGACACTTGTTTGGTGGCTCAGAGATTTTACTCCTGGTggccatggcctatgaccgctatgtggccatctgcaaaccctTGCATTATTTGACCATCATGAATCAACGGGTGTgtgttttgttgctgctgttggcCTGGGTGGGAGGTTTTTTGCATGCTGTTGTTCACCTTGTCTTTGTTTACAACCTTCCCTTCTGTGGTCCCAATGTCATTGACCACTTCATCTGTGACATGTACCCATTATTAAAACTTGCCTGCACTGACACTTACGTTATTGGCCTCACTGTGGTTGCCAATGATGGGGCAATCTGTGTGGTCATCTTTACGGTCTTGCTCATCTCCTATGGGGTCATTCTGCACTCTCTGAAGAACCTTAGTCAGGAAGGCAGGCGCAAAGCCTTATCCACCTGTGGCTCCCACATTACAGTGGTGGTCCTCTTCTTTGTCCCCTGCATCTTCATGTATGTGAGACCTCCTTCTACCTTACCCATTGATAAATCCTTGACTGTATTTTACACAGTTATGCCACCTATGTTGAACCCCCTAATCTATACTCTGAGAAATGGAGAGATGAAAAATGCCATGGAAAAGCTCTGgaccagaagaagaaaatgaggcagaagaGAAATATATCACCTCTTTTCAGTGAACAGTTGCTCCATCCAGtaaagaattatttattgatAGTAAGTTTCTCCTGAGGTTTAAAGTTGTGCATGATGAAAAGCATTTAAGATGTAAGTATTTCCAATggtcaaaatatatttctaaggtTTTCATAAGTTCTTAGGAAAGTAGATGTGTAGCTTTTGCATATAAAATGTCTCTATTGAAACTATAGGTTTAAGTTCTATGTGATCAGTCATGCTATAGTTaatactaaaaatttatttttgttagtggacatttttcactttttgctcTTACATAAGTGTTCACTTTCAGAAATCATAGTGCTCATTACATATTTCTGAAACAGGACGTAAACCTTTGGTTCATTCCTCCCATACAAAGACAACCCATATTAATACTTAAAGTATGGATCTTATTTTTATATCAGAaacaattttaagtatataattttgTTCATATTGCTTAACACATTAAGGTTGAGGAGGAATGCTGCTTCCAAGGTTGAATATTAATCAGAAGCTAAGtgtaggaaaaaaatctgaacaaaagaGATAGATATAGTAAGTAAGATCTACTCATATTTCTGAGTGGGGGATCCTATTGTCTCCCGAAGAGAAACAATTTTTTTGgtgttatattttcataaaaatgattaattaatcTTCCCAGATAGCTTAGTATATCTGAAAATATCTATGCCATTTTTCAGTATCCCCATCTCTTTTTTTTGCCTGTAGTGTTTCATAGCCTTCTAAAGGGACCTAGGCCCTccttacatatataaaattaccATAATCCATAATCCATGAGATTTACATATACAACACAGAACCTGAGATGAGATATTTTGGGTGATATCATTGGTGGGAAAGGTGCTGACAATATGGCATGCCATTCTGACCTCTGCTGTTAATGGAATACAGAGTGTTAGGTAATAAATAGGCcataatatatattgatttatttaaccGAGATCTCTTTCATAAGCCTTCCTTTCTCTGAATTAGgcttcaaagaaaatattaatctGCCTCTACTACAGTAGGAAGCATGTGTCAAAGAAACTCATGGTTCTGCCTCCTTCAGTTACTCTGGATTCAAGAGGTGCCCAGGCTATGGGGGCATGGGGCATTTTCCCTGGTAAATCACAGTGTATGAGAGACTTTATATCCTGAGTTTTATCCCTATTACTATTATGTGAAGATTCCTTATGTCATCTCAAAGACTTCCCAACATAGTGCTTTTCATTAAATAAGATTAAACATTTGATTTTAGCGGGAATTATATAATTAAGTCATCAACTTTTGGATGTTGCTATgcactgaatatttgtgtctcccccccaccccccaagtttCAGATGTTATGTCCTCTATGATAtgtggtgtttggaggtggggcctttgagaggtgattacATCATGAGAGGAGAGCTCTTATTAATCAGAGAGTGTCTGAACTCACgtgccccttctgccatgtaagGACACAATGAAAAGATGGTtagctatgaaccaggaagtgggctctcactaGACGCAGAACcagccagtgccttgatcttggactaccCAGAcgccagaactttgagaaataaatgactgTGGTTGAAGCCACTCAGGCTGTGGTAttgtgttacagcagcccaaatggatTTAGACATATTTTATGTTATCTCCAACGTGTATTGTTATTTCAAGTGAGGAGATAAAATCTTGGTTGTCTGTGTTCATTGGTCTGTAAGTTCTCTTAAGTCAGGAACAGTGACTTAATTGTCTATGTAGTCTGTATTTGTGTAGTGTGAGGGACATAGAATTCACTCCATGAACTTTGTCTATTACTTACATTCTTGAAGTCTTGATCTATTGGAGTAAGGATTTTGAgtcttttcttcattaaatatatatatttgctatagATATTTAGtcttctttgatattttctaCAAATATGTTGCTTTGGTAGCATTATGTGTGTTCGCTATAAAGACATTATATTgtattattcttttactttttgatttcttctatcCCATCACTCTTGGAAAATTTCATATACATCTTTTTCAgtgaatttatacattttaacatctttctaaaaaatatctCTGGAAAAAGTTTTTCAAGattactacctttttttttttaaagtaggctccacccccagtgtggagctcaatgcagggcttaaactcaagaccctgaggtcaagacctgagctaagatcaagagttgaacactcaaccaactgacccgcCCAAGGGCTcagaaaatctttcttttaaaattatccaccatttgtttctgtttgtgaTGAGACATATCTAATCTTGTTTTCCTCAAACAGGATATGTAATCTGCCaatgttattattaatttcagTAATAATTTCAATTTCTGTATGTAATATGTCAAACTTTATACAAATAGTAGGTCTGATTTGGGGccatttcccctcctctgctgtcgcatcctccacctcctccccctttttctctggTGTCGTTGCCTACCACCAACATCCTTGTCAGTAGTCAAggattttcatgtgttttatacCTCATGGGTATAATTGCTCTTAAATACTCACCCTTTTCAAGTTTCTTGCaatttctagatatttatttGTCCTGATAcactttaggattattttttttaagtctgaaagcTTCCcataatgatatatttaaaatttcatgaccCTCCACATTGATTTTGAGGAAAATGGATGTTTTAATATCTTGTTTTCCCACCCAGAATGAGACATGTATTATGAAGGCTTGATCAATGTCTCAATAACAATTTGTAATCATCTCCATAGAGCACACAGGAATCTTgccttttggttttcttatttaaaaagtggCTTGTCTTATTTACCTTTGGTTCACATTTTCAAAGAGCTGACTGGAAAGGGCTTAGTGTCTTTTGCTGGCATGAATTATAGCACAGTCCTCAAAGGCATTGGTGTTTGTTTGTATGCAATGTTGATAGGCCTACATTTGACAATACACAAGTATATATTCAACCACAGAGATCTGCATCTGACCTCACGTAGGTACATATTCAATGATATGTAGGTCGTATCCAGCGTCATGTATGTGTCTGTATGTGAACACACAGAGGTCTGTATCTGACAGCACATGGATCAGTATCTGACTACACATATGAATGCATACGTGTATGTATACGTATTTGATCTGATCACACACAGGCCTGTATCTGTCTACACACAGAGCTATATCTTGCCATACACATGTCTGAATCTGAGCACGTATGAATTTTGGCAGGACTTGACTGAACAATTCTTCTGTTGCATGTGGCATGGGTGAGGTCCCTCGCTGGTATTCAGTGGATAGATGGGCTTTCAGTGAGTATTTAGGATGACTTTACTCATCTGAGTGGTGCCTTGGCAGGGATAGCTAGACAACCAGGCTCTTCTGGCCCCTTCTTCTTCTCCATTTGTCCTGTCTCTCCAGTGAGTTTTTCAGATTTGTAAAAAGATAGTTCAGGACTTCTGGAGGCAGGACCCAGAAGGTCTTAAGCCAGTTAAGATCTCATCCCATCCTTGAAGTTCAGGACTCAAGTTCTAGATCCAGACTGCATCTGacgaaacaaaaaggcaacctatggaatgggggaaaatatttgcaagtcttATACCTCacaaggggctaatatccaaaatgtatgagGAACTTATACAAccaataggaaaaacaaaacaaaacaaaacaaaactgattaaaAACTAGGCAatggatctgaatagacattatccaaagaagacataacaaaTGACCAATAGGAACATGGAAGCgtgctcaacattattaatcattatggaaatgcaattCAAACTGTATGGAGATTGCTCAAAAAgtgaaatagaactaccataatatccagaaattccacttctgtgcATATATCCAAGATATGAAATCAGAATCTTGAGGAGATGTCTTCACTCTCATGTTTGTGGCAGTATtttcacaatagtcaagacatggaaacaatctaagcatccattgatggatgaatggaaaaagaacagtggtatatacatacaagagATATATTAAGgtgtaaaaaagaagaagatcCTGCCAATTGCAACACTATGATAGactttgaaggcattatgctaagtgaaataagtgacacagagaaagacagatactctatcatctcatttatatgtggtaTTGAAAAACccaatttgggggcgcctgggtggcgcagtcggttaagcgtccgacttcagccaggtcacgatctcgcggtccgtgagttcgagccccgcgtcaggctctgggctgatggctcggagcctggagcctgtttccgattctgtgtctccctctctctctgcccctcccccgttcatgctctgtctctctctgtcccaaaaataaataaacgttgaaaaaaaaaaatttagaaaaacccAATTTGTAGAAGGCAagagaatggtggtttccagggcctGGCGGGTGGGGGAAATTTGTCAATGTTATTTAAAGGGTACACGTTTCTAGTTATAAGTTGGATAAGTTTTGGGGAGCTTATGTATAGCAGGGTACAGtagttaacaataatgtattatataGAAATAGTTGCTGAGTGAGCGAATCTTAAATGTGCTCATCCCCCACAAAAATTCCAGTTATGTGAGGTGACATACGTGTTAACTacccttattgtggtaatcattttgcaatatatgtatatgtcagatcaacatgttgtacaccttaaacttacacaaggTTGTATATCAGTTGTATCGAATAACCCTGTGAAAACACAAGTAAATGAAATTAGACTTTgtgaattgaaaaaagaaagtctaaGAACTAGAGACTTGCTCTTTCTTCCCTGTGTCCTGCATATGTTTTGGAGGTGGACAACCTAGTTAAGAGAATTTATGAGACACACCTTAAATCTTTCCGAAGTCTCACTAGGGTCTTACATCTACAACACTGAGATGATTTTTCTTCTGGTGCCATTTCTTACTCTGAGAGCTTTTTTGCTCTTTGGAGATGCTATGGATGAGAACCAGCTTTATACCAGAACCCAGCAGGTCTTGACTCCTTACATGTTTCTCCTGAATTCTGCTTGAGAACTTGAGAACAGTCATGCTTTTAACTCACCTATCTCTTTTTTTGAggttaatttattgattttgagagagacagagacaccatgagttggggaggggcagagagagagggagagagagaattccaagaccCAACATGGGTTTGCTCAAGttcacaaaaccacaagatcatgacctgagctgaaaccaagagtcagattctcaactgacagccacctaggcacccctcacctCTCTTTATCCATCCTTCAACATATCATACACGGCTGAGGAACCAGCTGGCCTATTCAGTATTATGCTTGGAAATCACAGTCAAATCCACCTGCTCCCCCACCTGTTCCTATTTTCCACACTACTACAGGTGAGGGCATTACCAAACTTTGCTAGCACTTGGTAACATGAATCACTTTCTCTTCAGCCTCCAAGCACAGTCCACCCTGTCCTTCAACAAAGCTTTACCTACAGATGCCTCGAAGCCCTTACAGCTCCCAGCAACTCCTGGGGCCAGGGTCAATGCCATGTACTTTACCTTTCTGTTATGGAAGCACCACAGTTCCAGCTTCCACTCTTTGCTCTGGTTATCTTTTGCTACATGGCATAAGACTTTGAAATGTTGTGACTTAAAGCCACAACCATTTAAATTTGCCTCACAATCTTGTGGACCAGCAATTCTGGCAGAGGTTAGCTGggtattttttctgcttcatgtGGCATGGACTGGAGTCCCTCTGTGGTATTCAACTGATAACTGAGGGGTCTACAGGATTCAGGGCAGCTTCATTCCTATTCAAAGTGGCTTGGAAATGGTGACTGGAAAGAACCCACCGGTCCCTCTCCCTATCCAGTTAAATGTAGGACCACAGTCAGGATagtcagacttttaaaatttaagtataagttggttagcatatagtgtaatagtttcaggagtagaatttagtgatacatcacttacatataacacccagtgttcatcccaacaagtgccctccttaatgctcatcacccatttagcccatctctccccccacctcccctccagcgaccgtcactttgttctctgtattgaagagtatcttatggttcgCCTCGCTCTccatttgtatcttatttttccttcccttcacctatgttcatctgctttgtttcttaaatcccacatctgagtgaaatcatgtgatatttgtctttctctgactgacttattttgcttagcataatacactagtTCCCaccacattgctgcaaatagtaaggtttcattctttttgatcaccgagtaatattcctatatatatatatatatatatagatatatatatatatatgccacatcttctttatctattcagcagttgatggacatttgggctctttccataatttggatactGTTagaaacattggagtgcatgtgaaccttcgaatcagtatttttgtatcctttggataaatacttagtagtgcaatttgCTGGGTTGTAgtggagttctatttttaattttttgaggaacgtctatactgttttcaaattgttgcacgattttgcattcccaccaacagtgcaaaaatgttcccctttctctgcattctcgccaacatctgttgtttcctaagttgttaattttaaccattttgacaggtgtgaggtggtatctctttgtggttttgatttgtatttctctgatgatgagtgacgttaagcatcttttcatgtgtctattagccatctggatatcttctttggaaaagtgtctattcgtgtcttctgcccatttcttcactggattatttgtattgggtgttgagttgggtaagttctttatagattttggatactaaacttttatctgatgtgtcagttgtaaatatcttctccaattctgtcatttgccttttggtgttgttgattgttccctttgttgtgcagaagcttttttacttgatgaggtcccaatagttcatttttgcttttgttttccttaccccCAGAGACATGTCATTAAGttgttgctgcagctgaggtcagagagttcaatgcctttttttttcttctaggcttttgatggcttcctgtcttattaTCAGTGTTTCACCaatttcgagttaatttttgtgtatgacataagaaagtggtccaggttcgttcttctgcatgtcgctgtccagttttgcccacaccatttgctgaagggactgtttttttctccattggatattcttccctgctttgtcaaagattagttggccatacatttgtgggtccatttctgggttctgtattctgttccattgatctaagtgtgtgtttttgtgccagtatcatactgtcttgatgattacggctttgtagtacaggctaaagtttgggattgtgatgtctccagctttggttttctttttcaggattgctttggctatttggggtcttttctggtttcataaaattttaggattatttgttctagctcttgaACAATCCTGGTGTTATTTGGaaaaggattgcattgaatatgtagtttGTTTTGGATaatattgacattaaaaaatatttgttctttcaatccatgagcatggaatatttttcctttgtgtgtgtgtgtgtgtgtgtgtgtgtgtgtgtgtgcgtgcatgtgcatgtgcatgtgtcttcttcaatgtctttcattagctttctatagttttcagtgtatcgatttttcacctctttggttaggtttattcctaggtattttgtggggTTTGGTGCAATCacaaatgggatcagttccttgatttctctttctgttgcttcatattGAAGAAATGATGCAACCGATTTCTggacactgattttatatcctgcaactttgctgaattcatgtgtcagttctagcagtttcttggtgAAATGTTTTTTGGGATTTCcacatataatatcatgtcatctgcaaatagtgaaagtttgacttcctccttgctgatttagGTGCATTTTAGTTCTTTGTGGGGTccgattgctgaggctaggacatCCAACGTTATGTTAACTAGCAGGGGTGAGAGTGCACATCCTTGttctgttcctgaccttaggggaaaatctctcagtttttctccattgaggatatTTGCAgtggtctttcatatatggcttttatgatcttgaggtatgatccttgtatctttactttcttgagggtttttatcaagagatGCTGAATTTCGTCAAATGTTTTTTcggcatctattgagaggatcgtgtggctcttattctttcttttattaatgtgatgtgtcacattgatttgtggatattgaaccagccttgcatcccaggaataaatcccacttgatcctggtgaataattctttgaatgtattgttggattcggtttgctagtatcttgttgagaagttttgtatccatgttcatcagagaaattggtctgtagttctcctttttagtggggtctttgtctggttttggaatcaaggtaatgctgaccttgtagaatgagtttggaagttttcctaccgtttctatattttgaaatagatattcaaaagaataggtgttaagagttctttaaatatttggtagaattcccctggggaGCCATCCATCCCTGGCCTCtggtttgttgggagatttttgataactgattcaatttctttactggttatgggtgtgttgaaattttctatttcttcctgtttcagttttggtagtttatatgtttctaggaatgtatccatttctttcagatttcccATGTTTTGGTGATATATAATTTCTCTTAATATTCACCTATTACTTTTTGTGTTTCTgaagtgttggttgtgatctctcctcttt
This genomic stretch from Lynx canadensis isolate LIC74 chromosome D1, mLynCan4.pri.v2, whole genome shotgun sequence harbors:
- the LOC115525498 gene encoding olfactory receptor 4A15-like; protein product: MEHRINVTEFVLLGLTQSLQGQKILFVVFLLIYIVTMVGNLLIVVTVVVSPTLDSPMYFFLGYLSFMDAVYSTTVTPNMIIDLLCEKKTISFQACMSQLFLGHLFGGSEILLLVAMAYDRYVAICKPLHYLTIMNQRVCVLLLLLAWVGGFLHAVVHLVFVYNLPFCGPNVIDHFICDMYPLLKLACTDTYVIGLTVVANDGAICVVIFTVLLISYGVILHSLKNLSQEGRRKALSTCGSHITVVVLFFVPCIFMYVRPPSTLPIDKSLTVFYTVMPPMLNPLIYTLRNGEMKNAMEKLWTRRRK